The following are encoded together in the Xanthomonas sacchari genome:
- a CDS encoding type II toxin-antitoxin system RelE/ParE family toxin: METTLDVRFYRAASGVEPVRVWLREDVSADARRAIGGDIKTVQLGWPLGMPLVRKLDQRLWEVRSAIPEGIARIFFTTVGSDMVLLHGIVKKSGKTPSADLATAKRRRDKVMR; this comes from the coding sequence ATGGAGACCACACTGGACGTGCGCTTCTACCGTGCCGCATCGGGCGTCGAGCCGGTGCGGGTCTGGCTTAGGGAAGACGTCTCCGCCGATGCCAGGCGCGCCATCGGCGGCGACATCAAGACGGTGCAGTTGGGATGGCCGCTGGGCATGCCCTTGGTGCGCAAGCTGGACCAGCGCCTGTGGGAAGTGCGCAGTGCGATTCCCGAAGGCATTGCGCGGATTTTTTTCACCACCGTTGGATCGGACATGGTGCTGCTGCACGGCATCGTCAAGAAGTCGGGCAAGACCCCGAGCGCCGATCTCGCCACCGCCAAACGCCGCAGAGACAAGGTGATGCGATGA
- a CDS encoding helix-turn-helix transcriptional regulator, protein MSRNPHIGSSFDSFLDEEGILEDTAALAAKRVIAWQVAEAMKSAKLTKSALARRMNTSRSQLDRVLDATDTSLTLDTLSRAATALGCRIQIDLVAAQSGRSVGKPPTAKAKTSAGIGT, encoded by the coding sequence ATGAGCCGCAATCCCCATATCGGGTCCAGCTTCGACAGTTTCCTGGACGAGGAAGGCATCCTCGAAGACACCGCCGCGCTCGCCGCCAAGCGCGTGATCGCCTGGCAGGTCGCCGAAGCGATGAAGTCCGCCAAGCTCACCAAGAGTGCACTGGCCCGGCGCATGAACACCAGCCGCTCGCAACTGGACCGCGTGCTGGACGCCACCGACACCAGCCTCACCCTGGATACGCTGAGCCGCGCCGCCACGGCGCTGGGCTGCCGGATCCAGATCGACCTGGTCGCCGCGCAATCGGGCAGGTCAGTCGGCAAACCGCCAACGGCGAAGGCCAAGACTTCGGCCGGCATCGGCACCTGA
- the lexA gene encoding transcriptional repressor LexA, translating into MTTLSPQRAAILAYVHACAEQDGRPPSLAEIAERFGFASRNAARKHVQALVEAGLLAQVPQQARSLRPAQAGTRSELLQLPVLGRVAAGAPIGADIGLDQQLRLDRAVFALRPDYLLRVQGDSMIDDGILDGDLVGVRRAADARNGQIVVARLDGELTIKRYRAEGDGIALLPRNPAYAPIVVAPGQDFAIEGHYCGLIRPG; encoded by the coding sequence ATGACCACCCTGTCCCCGCAGCGCGCCGCCATCCTCGCCTACGTCCACGCCTGCGCCGAGCAGGACGGGCGGCCGCCGAGCCTGGCCGAGATCGCCGAACGCTTCGGCTTCGCCTCGCGCAATGCCGCGCGCAAGCACGTGCAGGCGCTGGTCGAGGCCGGGCTGCTGGCGCAGGTGCCGCAGCAGGCGCGCAGCCTGCGCCCGGCGCAGGCCGGCACGCGTAGCGAACTGCTGCAGTTGCCGGTGCTGGGCCGGGTCGCCGCCGGCGCGCCGATCGGCGCCGACATCGGCCTGGACCAGCAGTTGCGCCTGGACCGCGCGGTGTTCGCGCTGCGCCCGGACTACCTGCTGCGGGTGCAGGGCGATTCGATGATCGACGACGGCATCCTCGACGGCGACCTGGTCGGGGTGCGCCGCGCCGCCGATGCGCGCAACGGCCAGATCGTGGTGGCGCGGCTGGACGGCGAACTCACCATCAAGCGCTACCGCGCCGAGGGCGACGGCATCGCGCTGCTGCCGCGCAATCCCGCCTATGCGCCCATCGTGGTCGCTCCCGGGCAGGATTTCGCCATCGAAGGGCATTACTGCGGCCTGATCCGGCCGGGCTGA
- the imuA gene encoding translesion DNA synthesis-associated protein ImuA encodes MAAVVALDRLLAERRVWRGQPTALPPSAQPTGHAALDAVLPARGWPEMALTELLHAADGIGELQLLWPTLARLSQGGGRIVLVDPPYLPYPAAWAQAGVALAQVQIVRAGADAAWAAEQCLRAGSCAAVLCWPGLAADKTLRRLQVAAETGRTLGFAYRPLKAAANPSPAALRIALDAAPAQLRVLKCRGGLPPTQPIALSALATG; translated from the coding sequence ATGGCCGCCGTCGTCGCCCTCGACCGCCTGCTGGCCGAGCGCCGGGTCTGGCGCGGCCAGCCGACGGCGCTGCCGCCCAGCGCCCAGCCCACCGGGCACGCCGCGCTGGACGCGGTGTTGCCCGCGCGCGGCTGGCCGGAGATGGCGCTGACCGAACTGCTGCACGCTGCAGACGGCATCGGCGAGCTGCAGTTGCTGTGGCCGACGCTGGCGCGGCTGTCGCAGGGCGGCGGCCGCATCGTGCTGGTCGATCCGCCGTACCTGCCCTACCCCGCCGCCTGGGCCCAGGCCGGGGTGGCGCTGGCGCAGGTGCAGATCGTCCGTGCCGGTGCGGATGCGGCCTGGGCCGCCGAGCAGTGCCTGCGCGCCGGCAGTTGCGCGGCGGTGCTGTGCTGGCCGGGGCTGGCCGCCGACAAGACCCTGCGCCGGCTGCAGGTGGCCGCCGAGACCGGGCGCACCTTGGGCTTCGCCTACCGGCCGCTGAAGGCCGCCGCCAATCCGTCGCCGGCCGCGCTGCGCATCGCCCTCGACGCCGCGCCGGCGCAGCTGCGCGTGCTCAAGTGCCGCGGCGGGCTGCCGCCGACGCAGCCGATCGCGCTGTCCGCCCTGGCGACCGGGTGA
- a CDS encoding DNA polymerase Y family protein: MRWACILLPQLALDTVLRRWPTPDEPLALLDGPPQRRTLKAVNAAARARGLRPGQSLVTAQALCDRFATALHDAEESRRSQQFLAAWAYRFSSLVSTDYPGALLLEIEASLGLFGPWPRFEARLREELTALGFRHRIVVAPHPLAARALVNAHDGIALLDNAALQRALGQLPIARAGLSPALAEGFARMGLRRLQQVFALPRTGLARRYPPALLQHLDALRGQAPLPLQYYLPPDRFDARVELGYATESNQALLFPLRRLTQDLAAFLAGRDGGVQRFRLLLEHEDLEPSVVPVGLLAAERDAAMLFELARGRLQQASVPAPVQALRLCADELPPFVPAARELFDERAQQALPWEQLRERLRARLGDDAVHGLRAHADHRPELAWRAESTPARSTATPAANAPPRPGWLLARPVPLRERAPERLAGPERIESGWWDDGDVRRDYYVVRTRQGQRAWAFAPADAPDALMLHGWFA, from the coding sequence GTGCGCTGGGCCTGCATCCTGTTGCCGCAACTGGCGCTGGACACCGTCCTGCGCCGCTGGCCGACGCCGGACGAACCGCTGGCGTTGCTCGACGGCCCGCCGCAGCGGCGCACGCTGAAGGCGGTCAACGCCGCCGCGCGCGCCCGCGGCCTGCGCCCCGGGCAATCGCTGGTTACCGCACAGGCGCTGTGCGACCGCTTCGCCACCGCCCTGCACGATGCCGAAGAAAGCCGCCGCAGCCAGCAGTTCCTCGCGGCGTGGGCGTACCGCTTCAGTTCGCTGGTCAGCACCGACTACCCCGGCGCGCTGCTGCTGGAGATCGAAGCCAGCCTCGGCCTGTTCGGGCCGTGGCCGCGTTTCGAGGCGCGACTGCGCGAGGAACTGACCGCGCTGGGCTTCCGCCACCGCATCGTGGTCGCGCCGCATCCGCTGGCCGCGCGCGCGCTGGTCAACGCGCACGACGGCATCGCCCTGCTCGACAACGCCGCGCTGCAGCGCGCGCTGGGGCAGTTGCCGATCGCCCGCGCCGGGCTGTCGCCGGCCCTGGCCGAGGGCTTCGCGCGGATGGGCCTGCGCCGCCTGCAGCAGGTGTTCGCGCTGCCGCGCACCGGGCTGGCGCGGCGCTATCCACCGGCCCTGCTGCAGCACCTGGACGCGTTGCGCGGGCAGGCGCCGCTGCCGCTGCAGTACTACCTGCCGCCGGATCGCTTCGATGCGCGCGTGGAACTGGGCTATGCCACCGAATCCAACCAGGCGCTGCTGTTCCCGCTGCGCCGGCTGACCCAGGACCTGGCCGCGTTCCTGGCCGGGCGCGACGGTGGCGTGCAGCGCTTCCGCCTGCTGCTGGAACACGAGGACCTGGAGCCCAGCGTGGTGCCGGTGGGCCTGCTCGCCGCCGAGCGCGATGCGGCGATGCTGTTCGAACTGGCGCGCGGGCGCCTGCAGCAGGCCAGTGTGCCGGCGCCGGTGCAGGCGCTGCGCCTGTGCGCCGACGAACTGCCGCCGTTCGTGCCGGCCGCGCGCGAACTGTTCGACGAGCGCGCGCAGCAGGCGCTGCCGTGGGAGCAACTGCGCGAACGCCTGCGTGCGCGCCTGGGCGACGACGCCGTGCATGGCCTGCGCGCGCACGCCGACCACCGCCCGGAACTGGCCTGGCGCGCCGAGTCCACGCCGGCGCGCAGCACGGCCACGCCCGCCGCCAACGCGCCACCACGGCCCGGCTGGCTGCTGGCGCGGCCAGTGCCGCTGCGCGAACGCGCGCCCGAACGCCTGGCCGGGCCGGAACGCATCGAGAGCGGCTGGTGGGATGATGGCGACGTGCGTCGCGACTACTACGTCGTGCGCACCCGCCAGGGCCAGCGCGCCTGGGCCTTCGCCCCGGCCGACGCGCCGGACGCACTGATGCTGCACGGCTGGTTCGCATGA
- a CDS encoding error-prone DNA polymerase — protein sequence MSHTPPHPRMPPRLRLLPTPAPAQTSAPAANAPRTPTDPTLPDYAELHCLSNFSFQRGASHPWELCERALRHGYRALAITDECSLAGIVRAWQAARDMGLHLIVGSEIQFEHGPKLVLLAETLHGYQRLCRLITLARRRADKGSYRALREDLASADDGSGLLCLWLPRGDGNDAADGAWLQARFPQRLWLAVELLRGPDDAALLQARLQLAHALQLPAVASGDVHMHARGRRALQDTLTAIRHRLPLHEAGAYLYPNGERHLRARATLATLYPPALLAETVRIAQRCEFHLGQLQYEYPHELVPPGHTPTQWLRILTERGVAKRWPHGVPDKARRLIEHELGVIERLQYESYFLTVYDLVRFARSKDILCQGRGSAANSAVCYALGITAIDPDRIGMLFERFISEERKERPDIDIDFEHDRREEVIQYIFSHYGRERAALAAVAISYHTRSAVRDVARALGLPSDTVDALSSALGQRDPVESAQELLRERGFDPDTPVMRRLLVLASQLIGFPRHLSQHPGGFVISEHALHTLVPVENATMAERTVIQWDKDDLELVGLMKVDVLALGMLSALRRTLDLLRAHRGRDYTLASIPAEDPQTYAMIQRADTIGVFQIESRAQMAMLPRLQPKEFYDLVIQVAIVRPGPIQGGMVHPYLRRRSGEEATDDLPDELREVFKRTLGVPLFQEQVMQLAVVAAGYTPGQADQLRRSMAAWKRHGGLEPHRDKLLQGMLERGYSAEFAARIFEQIKGFGSYGFPESHAASFALLTYASCWLKCHEPAAFTCALINSWPMGFYSPDQLLQDARRHGLQVRPVDVRYSDWDCSLEAHSPAPQVQPAIRLGLRLVRGLAEDAALRLQQARAQAPFHDLADLCHRAALDDKARAALADAGALKALAGHRHRARWAVAGVEAQRPLFEALSATPEQQVALPLPSQGEDIRADYATLGTTLGKHPLTLLRAQLRARRYRHSGELRALPHASTVAIAGLVTMRQRPQTASGVTFVTLEDEHGLVNVVVWRRLAECQRQALLESRLLLVRGRVETEGKVRHLIAGHLEDLTPMLLGLDIRSRDFH from the coding sequence ATGAGCCACACACCGCCGCATCCACGCATGCCGCCGCGCCTGCGGCTGCTGCCGACGCCGGCGCCTGCGCAAACCAGCGCGCCCGCCGCCAACGCGCCGCGCACGCCAACGGACCCCACGCTACCGGACTACGCCGAGCTGCATTGCCTGTCCAACTTCAGCTTCCAGCGCGGCGCCTCGCACCCCTGGGAACTGTGCGAACGCGCGCTGCGCCACGGCTACCGCGCCCTGGCAATCACCGACGAATGCAGCCTGGCCGGCATCGTGCGCGCCTGGCAGGCGGCGCGGGACATGGGCCTGCACCTCATCGTCGGCAGCGAGATCCAGTTCGAGCACGGCCCCAAGCTGGTGCTGCTGGCCGAGACCCTGCACGGCTACCAGCGGCTGTGCCGGCTGATCACGCTGGCGCGGCGCCGCGCCGACAAGGGCAGCTACCGCGCGCTGCGCGAGGATCTGGCCAGCGCGGACGACGGCTCGGGCCTGCTGTGCCTGTGGCTGCCGCGCGGCGACGGCAACGACGCCGCGGACGGCGCCTGGCTGCAAGCACGTTTTCCGCAGCGGCTCTGGCTGGCAGTGGAACTGCTGCGCGGCCCCGACGATGCCGCGCTGCTGCAGGCGCGCCTGCAGTTGGCGCATGCGCTGCAGCTACCGGCCGTGGCCAGCGGCGACGTGCACATGCACGCACGCGGCCGTCGCGCCCTGCAGGACACCTTGACCGCGATCCGTCATCGCCTGCCGCTGCACGAAGCCGGCGCCTACCTGTACCCCAACGGCGAACGCCACCTGCGCGCGCGCGCGACACTGGCGACGCTGTATCCGCCGGCGCTGCTGGCCGAAACGGTGCGCATCGCGCAACGCTGTGAATTCCACCTTGGCCAACTGCAATACGAATACCCGCACGAACTGGTGCCGCCCGGGCACACGCCCACGCAATGGCTGCGCATCCTCACCGAACGCGGCGTGGCCAAGCGCTGGCCGCACGGCGTGCCGGACAAGGCGCGGCGCCTGATCGAACACGAACTCGGCGTGATCGAGCGGCTGCAGTACGAATCCTACTTCCTCACCGTCTACGACCTGGTGCGCTTCGCGCGCTCAAAGGACATCCTGTGCCAGGGCCGCGGCTCGGCGGCGAACTCGGCGGTGTGCTACGCGCTGGGCATCACCGCGATCGATCCGGACCGCATCGGCATGCTGTTCGAACGCTTCATTTCCGAAGAGCGCAAGGAGCGGCCGGACATCGACATCGATTTCGAGCACGACCGCCGCGAGGAAGTGATCCAGTACATCTTCAGCCACTACGGCCGCGAGCGCGCCGCACTGGCCGCAGTGGCGATCAGCTACCACACGCGCAGCGCGGTGCGCGACGTGGCGCGCGCACTGGGCCTGCCCAGCGACACCGTCGACGCGCTGTCGTCCGCACTGGGCCAGCGCGACCCGGTGGAGTCGGCGCAGGAGCTGCTGCGCGAACGCGGCTTCGACCCGGACACGCCGGTGATGCGCCGGCTGCTGGTGCTCGCCAGCCAATTGATCGGCTTCCCGCGGCACCTGTCGCAGCATCCCGGCGGCTTCGTCATCTCCGAGCATGCGCTGCACACCCTGGTGCCGGTGGAGAACGCGACCATGGCCGAGCGCACGGTGATCCAGTGGGACAAGGACGACCTGGAACTGGTCGGACTGATGAAGGTGGACGTGCTCGCGCTGGGCATGCTCAGCGCGCTGCGGCGCACCCTGGACCTGCTGCGCGCGCACCGCGGCCGCGACTACACGCTCGCCAGCATTCCTGCCGAAGATCCGCAGACCTACGCGATGATCCAGCGCGCCGACACCATCGGCGTGTTCCAGATCGAATCGCGCGCGCAGATGGCGATGCTGCCGCGACTGCAGCCGAAAGAGTTCTACGACCTGGTCATCCAAGTGGCGATCGTGCGCCCCGGCCCGATCCAGGGCGGCATGGTGCATCCGTACCTGCGCCGGCGCAGCGGCGAGGAAGCCACCGACGATCTGCCAGACGAGTTGCGCGAGGTCTTCAAACGCACGCTCGGCGTACCGCTGTTCCAGGAACAGGTGATGCAACTCGCGGTGGTCGCCGCCGGCTACACGCCGGGCCAGGCCGATCAGTTGCGCCGTTCGATGGCGGCCTGGAAACGCCACGGCGGACTGGAACCGCATCGCGACAAGTTGCTGCAGGGCATGCTGGAGCGCGGCTACAGCGCCGAATTCGCCGCACGCATCTTCGAGCAGATCAAGGGCTTCGGCAGCTATGGCTTTCCCGAAAGCCACGCCGCCAGTTTCGCCCTGCTCACCTACGCCAGTTGCTGGCTCAAGTGCCACGAGCCGGCGGCATTCACCTGCGCGCTGATCAACAGTTGGCCGATGGGCTTCTACAGTCCCGACCAGTTGCTGCAGGACGCGCGCCGCCACGGCCTGCAGGTGCGGCCGGTGGACGTGCGCTACAGCGACTGGGACTGCAGCCTGGAAGCGCATAGTCCCGCCCCGCAGGTGCAGCCGGCGATCCGCCTGGGCCTGCGCCTGGTCCGCGGCCTGGCCGAGGACGCCGCGCTGCGCCTGCAGCAGGCGCGCGCGCAGGCGCCGTTCCACGACCTCGCCGACCTGTGTCACCGCGCTGCACTCGACGACAAGGCCCGCGCCGCGCTCGCCGACGCCGGCGCGTTGAAAGCCCTGGCCGGCCATCGCCATCGCGCACGCTGGGCCGTGGCCGGCGTCGAGGCGCAGCGCCCACTGTTCGAAGCGCTGTCGGCCACGCCCGAGCAGCAGGTCGCGCTGCCGCTGCCCAGCCAGGGCGAAGACATCCGCGCCGACTACGCGACGCTCGGCACCACCCTGGGCAAGCACCCGCTGACCCTGCTGCGCGCGCAGCTGCGCGCGCGCCGCTACCGCCATTCCGGCGAACTCCGCGCGCTGCCGCATGCCAGCACCGTCGCCATCGCCGGCCTGGTGACCATGCGCCAGCGCCCGCAGACCGCCAGCGGCGTCACCTTCGTCACCCTCGAGGACGAGCACGGCCTGGTCAACGTGGTTGTGTGGCGGCGTCTGGCCGAATGCCAGCGCCAGGCCCTGCTCGAATCCCGGCTGCTACTGGTACGCGGCCGCGTCGAAACCGAAGGCAAGGTCCGCCACCTGATCGCCGGCCATCTCGAAGACCTGACGCCCATGCTGCTCGGCCTGGACATCCGCAGCCGGGATTTTCATTGA
- a CDS encoding nuclear transport factor 2 family protein: MQTNETSPNPTERAAHDVFEHWHRHVVARDLPALMALYAPDAQLESPLAYVASAARQDGRLQGRDAIAAFFAASFAQPENGLGRWYRSGHCHVAGRQLVWEYPRETPQGDQVDLVEVMDLDAAGLIACHRVYWGWKGVQTLLAALGRQS, encoded by the coding sequence ATGCAGACGAACGAAACGTCGCCGAACCCCACCGAGCGCGCTGCGCATGATGTGTTCGAACACTGGCATCGGCATGTGGTGGCGCGAGATCTGCCGGCGTTGATGGCGTTGTATGCGCCGGATGCGCAGTTGGAATCGCCGTTGGCCTATGTGGCGTCGGCGGCGCGGCAGGACGGGCGGCTGCAGGGCCGCGATGCCATTGCGGCGTTCTTTGCCGCGTCCTTCGCCCAGCCCGAGAACGGCCTGGGGCGCTGGTACCGCAGCGGCCACTGTCATGTCGCGGGGCGGCAATTGGTCTGGGAGTATCCACGCGAAACCCCGCAGGGCGATCAGGTCGATCTGGTGGAAGTGATGGACCTGGACGCCGCCGGATTGATCGCCTGCCATCGCGTGTACTGGGGCTGGAAAGGCGTGCAGACGTTGCTGGCTGCGCTGGGTAGGCAGTCCTGA
- a CDS encoding helix-turn-helix transcriptional regulator produces the protein MDIETSRHNRPYHGHVHRERGNASGTPQAGGDRVPDRRSGTRRHADVALVDGRALPAGELAFAGGVTPQTASAHLAKLLDGGLLAVDIQGRYRYYRLANAHVATVLETLTTLAPPQTSRRRPHRDAQSLRLARCCYDHLAGRLGVAITEALEQRAWLTGDDDTTRYAVSPEGAAWFAHMGVDLPQLAQDRRTLARRCLDWTERRHHLAGALGAALLDQFCARHWLRRVDGSRALVVTDLGWAGLLAELGIRRCEDEAVALRS, from the coding sequence GTGGACATCGAAACGTCGCGGCACAACCGGCCCTATCATGGCCACGTCCATCGGGAGCGCGGCAATGCATCTGGCACACCCCAAGCTGGCGGCGACCGCGTTCCTGATCGCCGATCCGGCACGCGCCGCCATGCTGATGTGGCGTTGGTCGATGGACGCGCACTGCCGGCCGGCGAACTGGCCTTCGCCGGCGGCGTCACCCCGCAGACCGCGAGCGCGCACCTGGCAAAGCTGCTGGACGGCGGCCTGCTGGCGGTCGATATCCAGGGCCGCTACCGCTACTACCGCCTGGCCAACGCGCACGTCGCCACCGTGCTCGAGACGCTGACCACCCTCGCGCCACCACAGACATCACGCCGCCGCCCGCACCGCGACGCCCAATCGCTGCGCCTGGCACGCTGCTGCTACGACCACCTCGCCGGGCGTCTCGGCGTGGCGATCACCGAAGCACTGGAACAACGCGCCTGGCTGACCGGCGACGATGACACCACCCGCTACGCCGTCTCTCCCGAAGGCGCGGCATGGTTCGCACACATGGGCGTGGATCTGCCACAGCTTGCCCAAGACCGCCGCACTCTGGCCCGGCGCTGCCTGGACTGGACCGAACGCCGCCACCACCTCGCCGGCGCCCTGGGCGCCGCCCTGCTCGATCAGTTCTGCGCCAGACACTGGCTGCGTCGCGTCGACGGCTCGCGCGCACTAGTGGTCACCGATCTCGGCTGGGCCGGCCTGCTCGCCGAACTGGGCATCCGACGGTGCGAAGACGAGGCCGTGGCGCTGCGCTCCTGA
- a CDS encoding DNA-formamidopyrimidine glycosylase family protein, with translation MPEGPSIVILKEEAAAFAGRKVLRVSGNSKLDLERMRGRKILSLRSWGKHFLIEFDAFSVRIHFLLFGSYRINSRKDASARLSLGFAKGEELNFYACSIKFIDGPLDAAYDWTADVMSPDWDAAQARRKLRLRPHTLAADALLDQDVFAGVGNIIKNEVLHRIRVHPESEIGALPPRKLGELVTQAREYSFDFYRWKKAYELKKHYQVHTKTVCPRDGHLLTYRKQLGKAQRRAFFCEHCQRRYALDDGLQTEMFK, from the coding sequence ATGCCCGAAGGTCCCTCGATCGTCATCCTCAAGGAAGAAGCCGCCGCGTTTGCCGGGCGCAAGGTGTTGCGGGTGTCCGGCAACAGCAAGCTGGATCTGGAGCGGATGCGCGGTCGCAAGATCCTGTCGCTGCGCAGCTGGGGCAAGCATTTCCTGATCGAGTTCGATGCCTTCAGTGTGCGCATTCATTTCCTGCTGTTCGGCAGCTATCGGATCAATTCACGCAAGGACGCGTCGGCGCGCTTGAGCCTGGGTTTCGCCAAGGGCGAGGAGCTGAATTTCTACGCGTGTTCGATCAAGTTCATCGACGGTCCGCTGGATGCGGCCTACGACTGGACCGCGGACGTGATGAGTCCGGACTGGGATGCGGCGCAGGCGCGGCGCAAGTTGCGGCTGCGGCCGCATACACTCGCCGCCGATGCCTTGCTGGATCAGGATGTGTTCGCCGGGGTCGGCAACATCATCAAGAACGAGGTGCTGCATCGGATTCGCGTGCATCCGGAGAGCGAGATCGGTGCGTTGCCACCGCGCAAGCTGGGCGAACTGGTGACGCAAGCGCGCGAGTACAGCTTCGATTTCTATCGCTGGAAAAAAGCCTACGAACTGAAGAAGCACTACCAGGTGCACACCAAGACGGTCTGTCCGCGCGATGGCCATCTGCTCACCTATCGCAAGCAACTCGGCAAGGCGCAGCGGCGCGCGTTCTTTTGCGAGCATTGTCAGCGGCGGTATGCGTTGGATGATGGGCTCCAGACCGAGATGTTCAAGTAG
- a CDS encoding type II toxin-antitoxin system Phd/YefM family antitoxin: MDNITYSTARSSLADIMDRVIKNHEPAIITRGRRQTVVILSLEDYKAMEETAYLLRSPKNALRLLESIAQLESGRSNARELSE, from the coding sequence ATGGACAACATCACCTACAGCACCGCACGTTCTTCTTTAGCGGACATCATGGACCGCGTGATCAAAAACCACGAACCAGCGATCATCACGCGTGGACGCAGGCAAACAGTGGTCATACTATCGCTGGAGGACTACAAAGCAATGGAGGAAACCGCTTATCTGCTGCGCAGCCCGAAGAACGCGCTGCGCCTGCTGGAATCCATCGCTCAACTCGAATCCGGCCGCAGCAATGCGCGGGAACTCAGCGAGTGA
- a CDS encoding type II toxin-antitoxin system YoeB family toxin, whose product MLERIKNLIKVIHCNPLQGIGKPNLCACIAVHNSHLAFVHAI is encoded by the coding sequence ATGCTAGAACGCATCAAAAATCTGATCAAGGTCATTCATTGCAATCCCCTCCAGGGCATCGGAAAGCCGAACCTTTGCGCATGCATTGCCGTTCATAACTCACATTTAGCCTTCGTGCATGCAATCTGA
- a CDS encoding PilZ domain-containing protein gives MSAMSGRQGILSLAVKDKAALYNAYMPFVKNGGIFVPTPKRYFLGDEVFLLLTLPDSSERLPVAGKVIWVTPVGAQGNRAAGIGVQLPDNSEGETIRTKIETQLAGILNADKPTQTM, from the coding sequence ATGAGCGCGATGAGCGGACGCCAGGGCATTTTGTCGCTGGCGGTGAAGGACAAGGCGGCGCTGTACAACGCCTACATGCCGTTCGTGAAGAACGGCGGCATCTTCGTGCCCACCCCCAAGCGCTACTTCCTCGGCGACGAAGTGTTCCTGCTGCTGACCCTGCCCGATTCCAGCGAGCGCCTGCCGGTGGCCGGCAAGGTGATCTGGGTGACCCCGGTCGGCGCCCAGGGCAACCGCGCCGCCGGCATCGGCGTGCAACTGCCGGACAACAGCGAAGGCGAGACCATCCGCACCAAGATCGAGACCCAGTTGGCCGGCATCCTCAACGCCGACAAGCCCACCCAGACCATGTAG
- a CDS encoding DNA polymerase III subunit delta' — protein MSDVPFAPWQQRAYDQTVAALDAGRLGHGLLICGPEGLGKRAVALKLAAHVLGQGEPAAALRSAQLIAAGTHPDLQLISFIPNRTGDKLRTEIVIEQVREISQKLALTPQYGVAQVVVVDPADAINRAACNALLKTLEEPQPGRYLWLISAQPARLPATIRSRCQRLEFKLPPADEAIAWLLAQDFPEKTAREALDAARGHPGLAAQWLREDGLKLRRQVAADLEQVAAGKLGALDAAQRWSGDALAEQCLGHAADLALAQASQAGLTDPARLHKLAAWFDAANRTRDLLRTTVRADLAIAELLLAWRDGDRPARRGAQR, from the coding sequence ATGAGCGACGTGCCGTTCGCGCCGTGGCAGCAGCGCGCCTACGACCAGACCGTGGCCGCGCTCGATGCCGGCCGCCTCGGCCATGGCCTGCTGATCTGCGGGCCGGAAGGCCTGGGCAAGCGCGCGGTGGCGCTGAAGCTGGCCGCGCACGTGCTCGGCCAGGGCGAGCCGGCCGCGGCCCTGCGCAGCGCGCAACTGATCGCCGCCGGCACCCATCCCGACCTGCAACTGATCTCGTTCATCCCCAACCGCACCGGCGACAAGCTGCGCACCGAGATCGTCATCGAGCAGGTGCGCGAGATCTCGCAGAAGCTGGCGCTGACCCCGCAGTACGGCGTGGCCCAGGTGGTGGTGGTGGACCCGGCCGACGCGATCAACCGCGCCGCCTGCAACGCCTTGCTGAAGACGCTGGAAGAGCCGCAGCCCGGCCGCTATCTGTGGCTGATCAGCGCGCAGCCGGCGCGCCTGCCGGCGACCATCCGCAGCCGCTGCCAGCGGCTGGAGTTCAAGCTGCCGCCGGCCGACGAAGCGATCGCCTGGCTGCTTGCGCAGGATTTCCCAGAGAAGACCGCGCGCGAAGCGCTGGACGCCGCGCGCGGCCATCCCGGCCTGGCGGCACAATGGCTGCGCGAAGACGGTTTGAAGCTGCGCCGGCAGGTGGCCGCCGACCTGGAGCAGGTCGCTGCCGGCAAGCTCGGCGCGCTGGACGCCGCGCAGCGTTGGAGCGGGGACGCACTCGCCGAGCAGTGCCTGGGCCATGCCGCCGACCTGGCGCTTGCCCAGGCGTCGCAGGCCGGCTTGACCGACCCGGCGCGATTGCACAAGCTGGCCGCGTGGTTCGACGCCGCCAATCGCACCCGCGATCTGCTGCGGACCACCGTGCGCGCCGACCTGGCGATCGCGGAACTGTTGCTGGCCTGGCGCGATGGCGATCGCCCGGCCCGGAGAGGGGCACAACGATGA